In a single window of the Centroberyx gerrardi isolate f3 chromosome 17, fCenGer3.hap1.cur.20231027, whole genome shotgun sequence genome:
- the trmt5 gene encoding tRNA (guanine(37)-N(1))-methyltransferase: protein MLRVLTRIFTSKQAQSNVKSAAVSRSLCSAARSPASACPVCVLNPVAGSPQSHMEPKLYRVPAEVRGMTCLDREAFTQTVTVPALRVPKGVLNKVVKSLRKSTIQRPGVPRVLQDKENSSETDDFRLILLDPHRVSSPGSFSEAEAEALRSFGVAEELQNYELSLTYDNLKSEEVLEAVLPEGLDVTSGFSRVGHIAHMNLRDHQLPYRNLIGQVIMDKNPGVTCVVNKTNIIDSTYRNFKMEVLAGEENMVAKVKENGVTYEFDFSRVYWNPRLSTEHQRVVQLIKRGDTVLDVFAGVGPFAVPAARSGANVLANDLNPESYRWLQHNCKLNKVESKVRTFNLDGRAFIRGPVKQELPALLKSKTSVHVVMNLPALALEFLDAFRGVLPPELSCDENLPIVYCYGFSKDENPEKDMVERASSSLGFPLEDRCSVHFVRNVAPNKDMMCVRFTLPKEVLFSGDHEHTEPSEEPAPKRQKCEEAAD from the exons ATgttgag GGTTCTCACAAGGATTTTCACATCAAAGCAAGCTCAAAGCAACGTGAAAAGTGCCGCTGTGTCCCGGAGCCTTTGCTCTGCCGCCCGGAGCCCAGCCTCGGCCTGTCCCGTCTGTGTTTTGAATCCCGTGGCCGGATCCCCGCAGAGCCACATGGAGCCCAAGCTGTACCGAGTCCCCGCAGAGGTCCGCGGCATGACCTGTCTGGACCGAGAGGCCTTCACCCAGACGGTTACTGTCCCAGCACTACGGGTGCCCAAGGGAGTCCTAAACAAAGTAGTGAAAAGCCTGAGGAAGTCAACCATCCAGCGGCCAGGTGTACCGAGAGTGTTGCAAGATAAGGAGAACAGCAGTGAAACAGATGACTTTCGTTTAATACTGTTGGATCCACACAGAGTCTCTTCACCAGGTTCCTTCAGTgaagctgaggctgaggctttGCGGTCTTTTGGTGTAGCTGAGGAGCTGCAGAACTATGAGCTGAGCCTGACCTACGACAACCTGAAGAGTGAGGAGGTGCTGGAGGCCGTGCTGCCCGAGGGCCTAGATGTCACCTCAGGGTTCAGCCGGGTGGGACACATCGCACACATGAACCTGAGGGACCACCAGCTCCCCTACAGAAACCTGATAG GCCAAGTCATAATGGACAAAAACCCCGGGGTGACCTGTGTGGTCAATAAGACAAACATCATCGACTCCACTTACCGCAACTTCAAGATGGAGGTGCTAGCTGGAGAGGAGAATATGGTTGCCAAA GTGAAAGAAAACGGCGTGACATATGAGTTTGACTTCTCTCGTGTCTACTGGAACCCGAGGCTGAGCACGGAGCACCAGCGCGTTGTACAGCTCATCAAGCGCGGTGACACCGTACTGGATGTGTTTGCTGGTGTGGGGCCCTTTGCCGTCCCCGCCGCCCGCTCGGGTGCGAACGTATTAGCCAATGATCTCAACCCGGAGTCCTACCGCTGGTTGCAACACAACTGCAAACTCAACAAGGTGGAGAGCAAAGTCAGGACCTTTAACCTGGATGGCAGAGCCTTCATCCGGGGGCCCGTGAAGCAGGAGCTGCCCGCCCTGCTTAAGAGTAAAACCAGCGTTCATGTGGTTATGAACCTGCCTGCCTTGGCTCTGGAGTTCCTGGATGCCTTCAGAGGCGTCCTGCCCCCGGAGCTCTCCTGTGACGAGAACCTTCCCATAGTGTACTGTTACGGGTTCTCTAAAGACGAGAACCCAGAGAAGGACATGGTGGAGAGGGCTTCCAGCAGCCTGGGCTTCCCCCTGGAGGACCGCTGCTCTGTGCATTTTGTGCGTAACGTAGCACCAAACAAGGATATGATGTGCGTTAGATTCACACTCCCCAAAGAGGTCCTCTTCAGCGGTGACCATGAACACACAG AACCTTCAGAAGAACCGGCTCCAAAGAGACAGAAGTGTGAAGAGGCTGCAGATTAG
- the slc38a6 gene encoding putative sodium-coupled neutral amino acid transporter 6 — protein sequence MSINESGNTDCNGAGAAGDAEGNETTPLLENAAVEPRAKGASFASSVFNLMNAIMGSGILGLAYAMASTGIVGFCILLVLVSTLAAYSIHLLLKLCDQTGINSYEDLGGRALQKPGKVLVAVTILIQNIGAMSSYLFILKSELPATISSLLSADDPGNAWYEDGRTLLILVTLCVVLPLAILPKIGFLGYTSSIAFFFMLYFTVVVVVKKWSIPCPLPYNVTMPPGAYQVSNSSDSECTPKLFVISSKSAYAIPTMAFSFLCHTAALPIYCELDRPTKSRMQNVTNVGIALSFLVYLLSALFGYLTFYAHVNSELLLGYDAYMPRDIMVMTVRLAILLAVLLTVPLIHFPARKAMTMLLCGGRPFSWLIHIMTTVMILGVVLLMAIFVPDIRNVFGVVGSTTSTCLLFIYPGIFYLKISNQPLRSAESIGAVLLLVFGLIVGVLSLSIIIVTWVQNP from the exons ATGAGCATCAATGAAAGTGGAAACACGGACTGTAACGGTGCTGGTGCCGCCGGAGACGCCGAAGGCAACGAAACTACCCCTTTATTAGAAAAT GCGGCAGTGGAACCCAGGGCCAAAGGAGCCTCCTTTGCCTCCTCTGTTTTTAACCTGATGAATGCCATCATGGGCAGTGGCATACTAGGTCTAGCCTATGCTATGGCTAGCACTGGCATAGTTGGTTTCTG TATCCTCTTGGTACTAGTGTCTACCCTGGCAGCGTATTCTATACATCTCCTTCTGAAGCTGTGTGACCAAACAG GTATCAATTCATATGAAGACCTTGGAGGTCGAGCCTTGCAAAAACCAGGAAAA GTTCTGGTTGCAGTCACTATTCTCATCCAAAATATTGGAG CCATGTCGTCCTATTTGTTCATCTTGAAGTCGGAGCTTCCCGCAACCATCAGCAGCCTCCTCAGCGCAGACGACCCTGG AAATGCCTGGTATGAAGATGGCAGGACGCTACTGATCCTAGTGACGCTGTGTGTGGTTCTGCCTCTGGCTATTTTGCCCAAAATTG gTTTCCTGGGCTACACCAGTAGCATCGCCTTCTTCTTCATGCTATACTTCACAGTCGTG GTTGTGGTGAAGAAATGGTCGATCCCCTGCCCGCTCCCTTACAATGTCACCATGCCACCAGGTGCCTACCAG GTATCAAATTCCTCTGACTCAGAATGTACGCCCAAACTCTTTGTCATCTCCAGTAAG agtgCCTACGCCATCCCCACCATGGCCTTCTCCTTCCTGTGCCACACGGCGGCTCTGCCCATCTACTGCGAGCTGGACCG ACCCACTAAGTCGAGGATGCAGAACGTTACGAACGTCGGCATCGCTCTCAGCTTCCTGGTTTACCTGCTCTCCGCCCTGTTTGGCTACCTCACCTTCTATG CCCATGTGAATTCTGAGCTGTTGCTAGGCTACGACGCCTACATGCCGCGTGACATCATGGTGATGACGGTGCGGCTGGCTATCCTGCTGGCTGTGTTGCTGACTGTACCGCTCATCCACTTCCCT GCCCGTAAGGCTATGACCATGCTGCTGTGTGGAGGACGGCCCTTCTCCTGGCTCATCCACATCATGACAACTGTGATGATCCTGGGCGTGGTGCTGCTGATGGCCATCTTTGTCCCAGACATCAGAAACGTGTTTGGAGTAGTGG GATCGACGACGTCCACCTGCCTCTTGTTTATTTACCCTGGTATCTTCTACCTCAAGATCAGCAACCAGCCGCTCCGGTCTGCTGAGTCCATTGGA GCTGTGCTTCTGTTGGTCTTCGGTTTGATTGTGGGAGTGCTCAGCCTCAGTATCATCATTGTCACATGGGTACAAAACCCCTGA